CAAGCAAAACGTTTCTATTGGTTCATCGTGCTACCGATTCAGTCGCTCTGCCTGACTCCAATAGCGGCTCCGCTGTATGGCTTCAATGCTTTAGTCCGACCGATCAACGAAGTCTTTTCCCAGGACAACATTAACAACGGTTGGGCCGGTGCGCTGATTGGCGGCACTCTCTTCCTGTCACTCGGCTTCGGTGGCTTAACCCACAATCGCTTTCTCAAGTTGGCAGGCAATCGCACAAAACTTTTTGTCGCGATGAATGCCGCGCTGGTCCTCAGCTTCGTAATAGCAGCGATTGCCTGTCATTACCGACTTTACTGGTTGTTGATGTTTGGCTTTGCAGTTCCCGCCGGCGTTAGTATCGTTAACCTTTTTTTTATCGGACTCGTCTTTCTCGTGTCATGGGGTCATGCGATGGGCAAAGTCGGTCTCTCATCGGGAACGTTCGGCATGCTGCTTGGATTTTGGGGAGCTGTTTATAGTGTCCTCAGCCCGATTGTTCGATCGCATGTTGGCTTCTTGTGGATGTTGATTTTATTAGGATTCGCCGTCGCTGCGGTCGAACTGCTGGGCTTGCTATTGATGATTGACCCGCCTGAATCGACCACTGAAAAGACCAGCTCGGAAAAAGACGACACACCCATCTTGGCCTTTCGCAACATCGTTCAATTTCCATCGTTTTGGGTTTTTGGTTTTTTCATTTTGTTGTTCCTGTTGCCAGGTTTTGGATTCAAGCTCATCGTTTCGGCTCTCAGCGATGAAGTTTTCCACACGACTGAATCTGTTGCTTCCAGCATGGCGGCCATCTTTCTGGTCTGCTATGGAGCTTCCAGACTTGGATTTGGAATCCTGTCAGACAGTTTACCTATCAAACCGATGTACTTTATCTTTTCGTTAGTGCAAGCCGTCGCTCTTTTGATCGCAGCCGTATCGCTCCCCTATATGAAAGGCGTTGTCTTCTTTACATTCCTAATGTGCCTGACGGGAACCATGTTTGCCGCAGGTAAATGTCTTTGGTCGGTCACGATGGTCAGAATGTTTGGACAAAAAAACTTCCACACCCCGATGATGCTAACGCAACCGTTTGTTGGCATTGCAGCTTTTCTCGGCCCGGTCTCTCTCACCTGGGCGCTGCGTGCGGAAGATGTAAGAACTTCAGTAGGCTGGTGGTTGTATGCCTCATCCGGTGCGCTGGCCGTGGCCACTTTTCTGTTTCAGATACTTCGCAGATTCAATTACGAACGGTTTGCGAAGCATCAAAGGCAAGGGCTTAATTTCCATTGGCGATCCAAGGATGAATTTGACCGGTTTTAGCGCATCTTCTACCGGGACAACATTGCAAGAGCCGGGTGCAGTCAAATCCGCCAGCAACAACAGACGGTCAGCGTTCTTTCTATCAGAGTCTTGCACGCTAATTCAAACGCACGGTCACGAGACTCATCCCGAAAGCCATTTTTCAACTTAACAATGCACAAGCATTGCCGAGAATCACTATCCGATCGATTGCGCCCAATTGGGCATGACACGAAAGACAATCACAACACGGCGTTAACCACCCACCAAAACGATCAAGATCAAAGATTACTCTTCGAGAAATCACGAACGCAAACCCAAGGAACCGCTTTTATTTTTCTGGCAACAGAAACTTGTTTACGTTAATCGTATCAATCCTCGCGATTCGACATACTCGAGGCACACCAACGTGAAACTGTTTGACACGACTTTACGAGCTGGGGAACAAAGTGCAGGGGTGCACTTAACCCCTGCTGAGAAAGCGAGTTTCGCTAGTCGACTCGAAGCAGCAGGCGTCGACGCAATCGACGCCGGTTTCCCCGATGCTTCTCGTGTTGATTGGGAAGACGTTCAGGCGGTCGCAGAAGCGACGAATACGGCCACCCTTTCATTTACTCTCAGAGTCGGGAAGCCTCGACCGATCCGTCATTCCCAATCTGCGATCCAACGTGCGTTGCTAAAGGTGAACATCCCGTCAATGAAATCCAGTTCGACCTAAGCTGCAAATACAAAACCGCTATTGATCACACAAATTGGTGTGTGTGTGTGTGTGTGTGTGTGTGCTGCTACCGGCGAGGCATTCTGGATCTGTTATTCCAAAGTGCTCATCTACATCTCTTCGAATAAACATCATACTGGCATTGATCATTATCGACTCGGCAAATCCTGCAATTTTAGAAACGCGAATCGCAGACGGCTCGATGCCTGTTCTATCATCACTTACCAAACGCGGTATCACGGTTCCGTTATTGAGTGACAGCGACGCTCTGGACGGCAGTGTATTCAAACCTTTTTAACGGATGTCAGTCCAGGAAAACACGACATCCACAAGGAGCGATCATTGGTAAGCGGCCCTTATGCTGATGAATGATCAAAGGCTGAAAATTCACCGGCAGGATCACCGGAGAGTGTCCCGAGCAGCTTATATGGCGAAGTCGAGAAGAAGTTTGGCTCGCATCCCATGAAAGTTCAAAACGCTCTTCCGTTAACCGTCACAGGTTATCAAGAAGCAGAAGAAAATCTGATTGCCGCTTTGCGAATACGCAGTGATGTATGCAGCTGGCTGTTGCAGCAAGGTCCCTGGAATTTCTTTACGACAACCTTCAGCGAAACACATGTAGCAGCGCATCAATTCTGGCAATTGCGAGATCCGCAACATCCGCTTTGGGATTCGAAATCGGCGCAAGCGTGCGGCGATACTTTGGAAAACATTTACCGCAGCATCGATGTAAATCTCGCGAACTTATTAGAGGCCCTCCCTGCAGATGCGAATGTGGTGTTCATGACACCACAAGGCGTGTCAAACAATTACTCTGGCTCTCACCGGTTGCCGAAATGGCGTGCGATGCGCGAAGGACGCACTCCGCAACTTATTTCGACGTAGTATCTCCGAAAGTCTCGTCAACCGCCTGGCATCTCGCAAGTTCCCGCCAGGCGGCAAGGTATTTCTATGACCCGGATCTGATTATGGCGCTTTGTTACGCGTGAACCTACGAGGAGGTGAACCCCAAGGCGTCGTCGATCCCGGTGACGATCAAGCAACCCTGCATGCCTTGGTGGATGATTTGAAGAAATCACGAAACTCCAAAACCGGAAAACCAGCGCTAGGCAAGATCTTATTGACCCAGGAAAAATATGATGGCCCCTGCGTCAATGACCTACCGGATGCAGTCGCATGCTGGCGAAACGGATTGGCCCATCGGCTCACTGGAATGTCCCCAGCACGGCCTGCTAACGGAAGGGACATCCTTCACCGATATCACTACACATCACAAGGACTGGCTGGGATCAGGGGTCCGTTGATCCGCAACGGACGACTCTCAAAACAACACGACATCCGAGATAGGACTGCCACACTCTATGAACTCGCCAACGAAACTCCACCAGAGGATCTTGACGGAACCTCTTTCATGCCTCAACTCTTTCACAACGCCAACGAGGCGAGCGATTTTTCTGGATCCAGTTTCTTCAGCGAATCATGAATCCTGATCACTCGATGATTCTCGACCCGTTCGTTGACGGGAAGATTGCAACAAGCAGCTGATACCTTACGGCTACCAGCGTTGGATCCACAATTGAATGACCAATGCATCCGACGCGATGCTAACGGCTCAGCCAAAAACGTAGCTGACGTTTTTTTCCAGCATTCGGTGCTTATTCATTTTGCCAGCTTGGCCATCTCGATGGAAATCTCTTTCAAGCTTTTTGGCCAACGGTTGAAGGTCACGCGTTTGGCGTCCGATATTTTGGGAATGGTGATATTTTCGACAAGTGAATCGGCGGGCTGAGCATAAATCAATTGCACTCGATCCAATCCGTAAGTACGAGGCAAACTCTTTGCGAAAATTTCCATTTCAGCAGCGTAAAGCGTTGGTTCGTATCCGACATTGTTTTCCGAAGGAACCCAGATCACGCCAGCAACGGCCATCGGTGTCATGGGGCTAACGCACCAGTTGTAAACATAAGTCGGGATCGTATCTGACGGGATCTCACCGCCCTTCCCCGCCTCAGGAAAAGGCGGTGCCGCCAGCGGCGCTGCCTTGGAAAGATCATCGCCCCGCTGGCTGGCTGCGACGATCGTCGAGACGAATTGCTTCACTTGCCCTACGTGTTCGTCAACCGCGTTTCTCGCGACCTCTGTGTTGGGATATTGCATAAACAGCTCATTCAAACGAGCTCGAAACGCCGGCTGATCGACCTCTTTAACGCCCTCAAAAGAAGTCCATGAAAGAGGCGAGGCCATTTGCCTTGCCCGTCCGCCTTGTCCCGAGGACATCGTAATGAACCCTTGAGGAAT
This region of Pirellulaceae bacterium genomic DNA includes:
- a CDS encoding alkaline phosphatase family protein, whose protein sequence is MKVQNALPLTVTGYQEAEENLIAALRIRSDVCSWLLQQGPWNFFTTTFSETHVAAHQFWQLRDPQHPLWDSKSAQACGDTLENIYRSIDVNLANLLEALPADANVVFMTPQGVSNNYSGSHRLPKWRAMREGRTPQLIST